In Synergistetes bacterium HGW-Synergistetes-1, the genomic window GGACACCATAAGCAACAACGAAGTGAAATGCCCCTCCGGCGGCATCTATTCAGCAGGTGAAGAAAACGGCAGAGAGATCGTTGTTTGTTCAGTTCACGGCAGTGGGGGGACAGGCGGAGGAGATGATCCAGGCGGCGGGGACGATCCAGACCCGCCAGGAAACATTATCCCCGGAACCAATAATTTCGGCGGCGACGGATACCAGGCGATAGATGACTGGGAAGAAGCCATTGTTGATGGAGACAGCATTTCTTTTAGTCAGGGACAGAAATTTAAGCTCGAAGACAAATATTACGTGGCAGTAGGAGCAGAATCTGATATTTACTACAGCGGTGACAGCAGCCCGGAAATGAGCCCAGACAAATGGTGGACTACAAAATCCGGCGGAGGCTTAGTAGAGTTCACGGGAGTCTCAAAAAGCTGGGACGAGGTCGAGACAGGGTATAAATTTTACAGGGGAGATATCCTCTACTACAACGGCGATTACTATGTCTGCATGGTCCAGGGATACACGGATAGTTATGAGGTTAACAAGGGACAATGGTGGAGCAATACGCCGGACCTTAGCGGATCAGCATGGGCATGGTACAAGCTGAGCAGCTAGACCCTGATATAACATGATACAAAAGAGATCTTCCGGACATTGCCGGAAGATCTCTTTTTGTTTGTAAGACAGTCTTCAACCTTATTTATTCTGCGCTGACCCTCAGCAGAGGATGGCTATGAACTGGGAGGCCAGAACAACGAGTATTAGTGCTACAGGGTATGTCGCTGCGTATGGAAGGGATACGTAGTCGGTACGCGTCTCTGAGATAAGGACTCCCAGCGCCGGGGTACTTGTCATTCCTCCGCATATCGATCCAAGAGTGTTGAATATGTCGAGGCCAAACATCTTCACTGCAATAAAATACCCCGCCATCATTGGCAAAAGGGTCATTCCGACCCCCGCGAAGAAGAGAACCGGGCCATGTTCCGTGAGGGTCGCCACAAAGCCCTTGCCCGCTGCCGCCCCCGCACCTGCAAGAAAGAGCGCAAGCCCGAACTCCCTCATCGTTTCAAGGGTAGATTTTCTTACCTCAAGCGATATCGGGCCTATGTGACCGAAATATCCTATGATAAGTCCGGTAAGGAGCGGTCCGCCGGAGGCACCCAGGCTAAACCTGGCTCCTCCGGGAAGAGGTATCACTATCTTTGCAGCGATCAGTCCTGCCGCTATTGTCAGTACAAGAGGAAAAAACCCGAAGGGGTCAATTTTCATAGATCCTTTTCCTGCAGTACCCTCCGGCTGCAGGTCCTGCCCACAGTCCATCACAGGCTTGGTCTGGCTGAAATCTATTCTGAGTATCCTGGGCACTATCTGTACAAAGAGGACAACACCCAGGACACCAAAAGGATAAGCAATACCATATCCTATGGAGGCGCTCGGATCACCTGTCGCTTCGATAGCGGCAGCGAGCCCCGGGGTGCTTGTCAGTGCGCCGTTCATTATTCCTACAGCAAGAGGAACTGGAATCCCCAATATCT contains:
- a CDS encoding permease → MSSVKILFFILTLGYILGSIKFFNIRLGTSGVLLVALIFGHFGQEISGAVRDIGLVCFVASVGLIAGPVFFCNFKSRAVAYMVIGFVTIISGAALCVASIKILGIPVPLAVGIMNGALTSTPGLAAAIEATGDPSASIGYGIAYPFGVLGVVLFVQIVPRILRIDFSQTKPVMDCGQDLQPEGTAGKGSMKIDPFGFFPLVLTIAAGLIAAKIVIPLPGGARFSLGASGGPLLTGLIIGYFGHIGPISLEVRKSTLETMREFGLALFLAGAGAAAGKGFVATLTEHGPVLFFAGVGMTLLPMMAGYFIAVKMFGLDIFNTLGSICGGMTSTPALGVLISETRTDYVSLPYAATYPVALILVVLASQFIAILC